The Gossypium hirsutum isolate 1008001.06 chromosome D06, Gossypium_hirsutum_v2.1, whole genome shotgun sequence genome contains the following window.
ttctttgcggcgctttcccaaaaacgccgctaaaaacctgagCATTAGCTGTGCTtacataaaaacgccgctaaatccccgaaagctcagaaaacggcgtcgttgggcttaggtttttttgtggcgctttatcAAAAACGCAGCTAAAGCCCTGAGCGTTAGCGGCGCTTAATTAAAAACActgctaaatccccgaaagctcagaaaatggcgtcgttgggcttaggtttttttgtgGCACTTtagcaaaaacgccgctaaagccctaggcattagcggcgcttccctaAAAACGCTGGTAAATCCTCGAAAGCtaagaaaacggcgtcgttgggattaggttttttgtggcgctttatcAAAAACGCCACTGAATCCCCATAAGCTAAGAAAatggcgtcgttgggcttaggtttttttgtggcgctttcaaAAAATTGTCGCTAAAGCCCtaggcattagcggcgcttccctaaaaacgccgctaaatccccgaaagctcagaaaacgacgccattgggcttaggtttttttgtggcgctttcacAAAAATGCtactaaagccctgagcattagcagcgcttccttaaaaacgccactaaatccctcgaaagctcagaaaacggcgtcgttgggcttaggtattTTGCAACGCTTtctggaaaacgccgctaatgcttagtTTCAGCGGCGTTTTCTATGAGGCGCCGCTAATAATCGATCTTTAGCTGCGTTTTTTATCCAACCgccgctaaaaatgccgctaaaaacctgttttggtgtagtgtattTTGATACGGTTCTTTACTTTCAATACTTTTATAAACTATTTTCGCTtacattatttatgtatttattttatttgtttgtttatttaagtTGGTATTGTCCTTTTATATGCATGCTTTGGTATTATTAccattgttattatttattttatttatatttagattGTTCTTATTAATGTTGAAATAGTGTGCATTATTTGATTCTCGAAAATTGTCTTTATTATTGTCTTTATTATTGTCATTTTATTAATGCAACATTTCAttcatgtattattttaaaatattacacatttttttacccaattttgtaaaaaacataaatttttttatttcgtattttggaattcgaaaagtcgttccctaacttacggggtttcgattttctcgatagACCTGAATAACAAaccccttttaaaaattttaaaaaattattatctcGGGAATaaaaagatcgtgttctaacttacggaatatgatttcttttctaaaaccgtgataatcaaatatttttaaaaataaacaaaactttCGGTACTTATTCTCTATTCGGGATTTAAGATATTGTATCCTAACTCACGggatataattattttttctcGACTGACGTGAAACACGcccttttctaaatttttaaatgattttaacaaAATGGTCATATTTTAAATCtcgtcaaaattttcaattttcgacattaagaaattaatcaattaattaggtaccaattttggatgttacgagggtgctaatcattcctcatacgtaaccgacttccAAACctgtttttttgaatttcgtagaccaaaattgttttaataaattaaattgttatgaggtgacccgatcacacctcataaaaatgatcagtggcgactccaatcttcattttcgttttcaaaaataaaagtcgacccctttttcaaaaacaatggttttgacagcttggcgactccactggggaaaaaataaaagagtcaagccacaaattgatttttttttgtctttttgtcaaaaattgataatttggtttaaatttatgatcctttcattgcatttcatttttgtgattttcatCATTTGGATATGTCTTATTTTTGGTTCGAGTCTCTTAGTATACTTTTGCACATTGCATTACATGACCATTCGattatacccttttaagtgggagtgagaaactattctttcgtgaggtcttcacctccgtgcaggatagtggatcactttcgagatacatccgtacctatgtcttcgtgatattttcatctccgtgcagccatagtgAAATGTATTCCcatgaactgaactcggtctatatgagcctataatgactgaggatcgaggaatctgctggttcaggtccCTTTGCTTCgaaaccaaaccacatataatgagccctaagagcctaccctaaGTAGAACCACgacaaacccctagtggtcatcCAAATAGgtactctttttattatttatgtactgacgtgttttcttttgttttggttatgatcGCATTGcattttaataatagaaaaaaggtgttgattcacattcagttgttaaatagagagcttgtcatgaaaaatggatttcttgataaagtggaagacaatgcggTCGTCCGAATATAGTCCTAGAAAATATAACAAGAAAAGGGTAATAGTCTAAAAAATAAGTACACGACTTTGCTTCGTCACCCGAGGATTCAagctgacaaagattattcgagagccgccaACGTTCCAACTTCCTTAAGAAGCTaacgagcatcacgaggatgagttAACAATGGGTCGCGGcttggatcaagcaaaaaggagataaaCGAGGCACCCGTTTGAAGAGTTCACGAGATTCGATCTTAACATACAGATATGAGGAAAATGATTGATGTCTTCACTCTGAGTATTAGGGCAATGTCGTATATgtaaatatccattttatgtaaagagatttgttttctagtaaagttgttataatagaattgaatcagaatcaatacctcttttttacattcatttcattcatgtattaacattgcattgcatcatatgcattaaatctcACAAACGAACCCTAAAATCTTGGCAGTTATTCTAGAACATTGATACACGAGGAAAAACTAAAGAAATGGACCAAAGGTTAGAGAGATTAATACAAATGCAAATACTaatgcaagagcaattggccAAAATTTGGGTAGAAAAGTAATGTTACGCTTTGAGTAAAGTCAAGTTCAGTCAAATAAcatgctttattttatttaaactcgaCCCACGAATAAATCTAACGTTTCAAGATTAGAGTGAAATGGTTGAATGTATatgtgagcaaaattcgattcgactcgaaaaactcgataaaaaaattaaaattttcagtaaaacatttcaagttaatcaagttattcagataaactcgaataaaaatatcaaattttttggTTTAACTCGAATGTGAATTATACAATTCAAATTATCCGAAAATCCGACTAAGAAAAtgcaaaactacgtcgttttgataaatatttatattttctaagttaaaagtcaaaacctttaagttaaaaggcaaaactatttcgttttgataaatgttcacCTATTAAGTTAAAagcaaaatcattatattgtttatgtagttaaataatcctATACTTTGTCTACTAGTTAAACAATTGGTCCTTATAAACACAACATTGAGCATAAATAATAAGATTTGCTAACTCGACTCGacttaactcgaaattttttgactcgactCGACTGAAGACTCACCTCTTGTTGAATGAACTCTAATAAAATGCAATAGAAGTTTATGCctaataaaactaaaattgttAGTTTGGTATCCTATAGACTCCAATTGAAATTGCTTTTAAAAGAACATGTTTTAAAATTGTTGAAGCACTTGTAAGAGCAACAGCACCAAGTATTTACAATTATGTTGATAATTGCCCAAGGTTTTATAATTTGTCGTATTTGAAGTTAGCAATTTTTTGAAACAATATAGCTGGGACATGAATTAGTTGGTATTATGGACATGTATTAGTCCATATTTGAAGATTGATATTATGAAACAACAAGTTTTTAATGATCGGATTTATTTAAATCAAGCAAATTGGATCTACAGTTTCATGGAGATTGATTTGAATTGCTTCAAAACATATcttagatattttttatttaaatcaaccaaataatatttttataaaagtcaattaaatcaaataattaataatatttttataaaagttaattaaatcaaataattaatcCATATGCAATTAAATTAATATGTGAAGTcactaaattaaaaaatggatAACGACTACTTACCCATTTGAAGTTGTGAGAAGACCATTGCAATTGAGTTCCAGCACACTAGGCGGGCTAATTCCTAGATTGCTACAACTGAGTGGATATAAAGCTTTAATAAAATCCTCAAATttgtttataaaaaatttaatggtttTCTAATTGTGACATGGGAAGCAACACCAGAACATAGGGAGTTCATCTCACATTTATGTTTCTATTCTGTTCTAAAGTTTTAATGAGTGTGATTAAGGGTAAGAAATGGTAGTTGCCTCCGGCTATCAGACTCATTGAGCTAAATACTACATATGATGGTGATgggtagaggtgctcatgggctgggCCACGCCCAAAAAAATTCAGCCGCTTCCTAAGACCAAGCCCGGCCAGGCCCGaaatatgagcttaaaattttgtcgAGGCTCGGGCCCGACCCGGCCAGGCCTTCTTTTTTTTACTTacttaaaactaattgttattaaaattatatcaaatataaaattatatttttttttgtatttaatgaacaaaaaaataaaataagattacttatttttaacattttcaaattgacatttaaacataaaataataatctaTGAATATGGGGCGCGTTTAAAAAATTACCAACtaattgaatttaaatgttatttaatcaaTTCTTTAaagaagagaataaaaataaaaaatgattatacaagtaattacaaacaattaactcgaatttaattacttttaactttttaacttaaatattttaaagtttatcaTATCATTACATTTTTATGCTTTTAAaggataaaaatatcaaaattgatCCATATTTGTGAGCCCCTACTATATAATATACACAGTTTGGTGGATTTCTTTTTAGACAATCATATTTCTGTTAGGTTCTATAAAAATGCCATCCCTCATGCTTACACTCAAGTTCAGTTATGTtgagttaaaataataataattttgttgATTCGACTCTCAAACTTGTAACTTTAGACACCAAACGCATAGAAAACCTTAACTTAAATCAGCAAAAAGAAATAGACCCAAACCTTAACATTCCATACTCATTGAATGCAacgatcaaaatataaaaaaacccgTCTTTCAAACCTCCCCctccatttttcaaaataagaaaatctctgTTTTTCTGCCTCAATAGTCAATAGCTTGTTTCTACAATAAAACAAATCATATTACTACACTTTAATAGTTTTGGatgaaatatgataaaaataattaatttcatataaCCCAATAACCCAATAAAATATGTGGCTATATTTTTCGAAATATAGCCTATAAACCTTGAAACAAATCTGTAAACAATACTTTCATGCCTATAAAATATGTAAACCCATTTAATTTCTTGCATATGGAAAAAAGAGGGTATACCTTTAACTCCACATTTTGCATCATCAAAACCATGTCTTGCATGAAGTTAAGAAACCCTGTTATATAATTCATATCAGTACCGTATAGATTAATATCACATatgggatttttctaataaaaaaataacagatGACTCACTTCATCATCATCGTCTGCAAGTAGACCCAACAACCCAGCGTCATAAATCTTTCTCTTTCCTTTATCCGACAAAACTGCATAATTATAACAAAAACTCTCCTTTAATTAAGTTTATCTCTGTGATTATCTATTTAATAAACAAACATTAAAAAAAGAACACAAATAACCCACCTGAATAAGCCTCTTGAATCTGTTGAAATCGTTTCTTAGCTTCACCTGATACATTGGGGTTTTTCATCCATCTATCAGGATGCCATTTCTTTCAAAATCACATGCACAAATTACAAAATGAAAGAGAACCCATTAGTTTACATTAATCAAGGAGTCAAGAAAAGTTGAcataattataaagtatatatatacgaAAGCCTGTTTACGATAAGCTTCACGAATTTCAGAAGGGGAAGCTTGTTCACAAATTCCAAGCACTGAATAATAACAAGTTCCAGATTTCGACATttttcaccaccaccaccacaacAAACAGCAATGAAGCTGTTTGGATTTTATAAAATGTGGAGTCAAAGGTATACCCTCTTTTTTCCATAACCTATAAACCTTGAAACAAATCTGTAAACCCAGTTACAAACACATCATTGGCTAAGGCTTATATATACAGTAAAGattagagaaagaaaaatataaagaaaactaaCTAAATGTCTAATGAGAATTTAACCGAATAAACTAGGATTCTAGATCAATATAATGCTGTCACTCTTGTTACAGTGTTAAAAGATTCTTAATTGAAGTGGACGATGTTCATAACTTCATATGTTTCAGTCATCATATAAATCAGATTCTTTGATTTGTCTGTATTTAACCATATTAAGATTTAACAGAGAGACAAGCATAGCCTCCCTTGTTAAAGGCATTAATGTTCAACTTATTTGCTATTTCCATGGTTCGAAGAGTTCCAATGgaaaagaaaaccaaacttttTTATTCCAGAGGATAAGTAAAAGTATTACAAAATACAAAGGGGACAAGACCCAGAAATCCAAGTTAGAAAGCCACACAAGCACTTTAATAAAGAAAACTAACTAAATGTCTAACTAACATACGGTATCATGGATCTTCAATAGTCTAGGCCCTAGGGTTAACACTGTTAATAAAGAAAACTAACCTCTGATTCTGGAAATGGGTGGAGCCGTGGAGGACCGGAGGTGGATTGGTGCCGTAGGTGAATGGTGAGAAAAAAGGAGAGGAGGGCAGTCGGGCAAGGGGTTAGGGATTTGTGGAAGAAGGGAAACGGGAAATGGGGGAAATGGGTGGAGCCTTGGAGGATTGGAGGTGGATCGTTGCCGGACTGGAGGTGGATCGGTGCcggaggtggaggtggaggttGAGAAAAAAATAGAGGGCAATCGGTGCTAGGGATTTCTAGAATAGGGGAAACGGGGAAATAGGGGAAATGGGGAAGAAAAT
Protein-coding sequences here:
- the LOC107900027 gene encoding dnaJ homolog subfamily A member 3, mitochondrial; protein product: IDFLPHFPYFPVSPILEIPSTDCPLFFSQPPPPPPAPIHLQSGNDPPPILQGSTHFPHFPFPFFHKSLTPCPTALLSFFLTIHLRHQSTSGPPRLHPFPESEKWHPDRWMKNPNVSGEAKKRFQQIQEAYSVLSDKGKRKIYDAGLLGLLADDDDEGFLTSCKTWF